In Prunus dulcis chromosome 2, ALMONDv2, whole genome shotgun sequence, a single genomic region encodes these proteins:
- the LOC117618411 gene encoding casein kinase II subunit beta-2-like, protein MKNKDERGVIRSRSEPALHPNRLKDKSLAPSTSTSLAANYRNIDASYDQGESAETSCKGSDVRCLDDEDASWISWFCNQKGNEFFCEVDDDYILDDFNRSGLRNQVPFYDYALDLILDVESSNDGTLTDDEQNNVIESAAEMLYGLIHGRYIATNKGLSAMLEKYRNYDFGRCPRIHCNKQRCLPVGQSDIPRLSTVKIYCPKCEDIYASQSKHQDQIDGAYFGTTFPHLFFLTYGHLKPQKASQNYVRRIYGFKVHKEE, encoded by the exons atgaaaaataaagatgagcGAGGTGTAATTAGATCACGTTCTGAACCGGCTTTGCATCCCAATCGACTCAAAGACAAATCTTTGGCTCCCTCTACCTCTACCTCACTTGCTGCCAATTATCGCAATATTGATGCATCCTATGATCAGG GGGAATCAGCTGAAACAAGTTGCAAAGGTTCAGATGTTAGATGCCttgatgatgaagatgcaTCTTGGATATCATGGTTCTGCAATCAGAAAGGGAATGAATTCTTTTGTGAAGTGGACGACGACTACATCCTGGATGATTTCAACCGTTCTGGTTTAAGAAATCAAGTCCCATTCTATGATTATGCACTGGACTTAATTTTGGATGTTGAGTCTTCCAATG ATGGTACTTTAACTGATGATGAACAGAACAATGTGATCGAATCCGCAGCAGAGATGCTCTATGGTTTAATTCATGGCAGATACATAGCTACTAACAAAGGATTGTCTGCAATG TTGGAGAAGTACAGGAACTATGACTTCGGCAGATGTCCAAGAATTCACTGCAATAAACAACGATGTCTGCCTGTTGGCCAGTCAGACATCCCAAGGTTAAGTACTGTCAAAATCTACTGTCCCAAGTGTGAAGACATTTATGCCTCACAATCCAAACACCAAGATC AAATTGATGGGGCATATTTTGGAACCACATTTCCTCACCTTTTTTTCTTGACCTACGGCCATCTTAAACCGCAGAAGGCGAGTCAGAATTATGTTCGGAGAATATATGGCTTCAAAGTCCACAAGGAGGAATGA